One stretch of Lysobacterales bacterium DNA includes these proteins:
- a CDS encoding gamma carbonic anhydrase family protein, translating to MPIRTYQGQKPRLGQRVYVDVGAHLIGDVELGDDVSLWPGTVVRGDVNFIRIGARTNVQDGSIIHVSHDGPYTRPGGYPTIIGADVTIGHGAIVHACVIEDGCLIGMGATVLDGATIRKNGFVGAGAVIAPGKTVGERELWLGNPAKLVRLLSDRDVESLYYSSTHYVKLKDRYLDSGA from the coding sequence ATGCCGATCCGAACCTATCAAGGCCAGAAGCCGCGCCTCGGTCAGCGCGTCTATGTCGATGTCGGCGCGCACCTGATCGGCGACGTCGAACTCGGCGACGATGTCTCGCTGTGGCCGGGCACGGTCGTGCGCGGTGACGTCAACTTCATCCGCATCGGCGCCCGCACCAACGTGCAGGACGGCAGCATCATCCACGTCAGCCACGACGGGCCCTACACGCGTCCAGGCGGCTATCCGACGATCATCGGCGCCGACGTCACCATCGGCCATGGCGCCATCGTGCACGCCTGCGTGATCGAGGACGGCTGCCTGATCGGCATGGGCGCCACCGTGCTCGACGGCGCCACCATCCGCAAGAACGGTTTCGTCGGCGCCGGCGCGGTGATCGCCCCGGGCAAGACCGTCGGCGAACGCGAACTTTGGCTCGGCAACCCGGCCAAGCTGGTGCGCTTGCTGAGCGACCGCGATGTCGAGTCGCTGTACTACTCGTCCACGCACTACGTGAAGCTCAAGGACCGTTATCTCGACAGCGGGGCGTAG
- a CDS encoding cytochrome b: MNASPSVWNPIARSLHWLMAALLILQWATGEWDDLLGEPFHFSLGIVVLLLALFRIVWRLTHAAPARAGAPTLPDRIAGLVHVLFYVAMVALPITGILWRQARGKIIDVFGIVQIPQFLEPSKAFARQMHDIHEIGATVFLVLFVLHVLGVIKRVLIDKDDTLKRMRG; the protein is encoded by the coding sequence ATGAACGCAAGCCCGAGTGTGTGGAATCCCATCGCACGCAGTCTGCACTGGCTGATGGCGGCGCTGCTGATCCTGCAGTGGGCCACCGGTGAGTGGGACGACCTGCTCGGCGAGCCGTTCCACTTCTCGCTCGGCATCGTGGTGTTGCTGCTGGCCCTGTTCCGCATCGTCTGGCGCCTGACCCATGCCGCACCCGCTCGCGCCGGTGCGCCGACTCTGCCCGACCGCATCGCCGGACTGGTGCATGTGCTGTTCTACGTCGCCATGGTCGCGCTGCCGATCACCGGCATCCTCTGGCGCCAGGCGCGCGGCAAGATCATCGACGTCTTCGGCATCGTCCAGATCCCGCAGTTCCTGGAACCGAGCAAGGCCTTCGCCCGCCAGATGCACGATATTCACGAGATCGGCGCCACCGTCTTCCTGGTGCTGTTCGTCCTGCATGTGCTCGGTGTGATCAAGCGCGTGCTCATTGACAAGGACGACACCTTGAAGCGCATGCGCGGTTGA
- a CDS encoding pteridine-dependent deoxygenase, which translates to MDRGLRPSAQSAGNDEVALASILAGRSSAKYPDALVLPLRDLVGSSRIEFWNVATPPQIERHQHFTLRQSGDWLFGSIEIDEQGDLATATEHAYELLLAHSHRLGFAHLLRTWNYFGAINAGDGDDERYRAFVGGRARVIAQPPAEGFAAATAIGIPAPPDQLHVHWLAAKRPGIAIENPRQVPAFEYPRDYGPIAPGFSRAMLVTGESPLLLVSGTASIVGHATQHDGTVAQLDEILLNLEALATAAGARAHARADLGRDALLRVYLRNPTEAALVRGHLLRQLGDEACFLLLHGDICRADLRIEIEAALGLRRG; encoded by the coding sequence ATGGATCGTGGCCTGCGCCCCAGCGCGCAATCGGCCGGCAACGACGAAGTCGCGCTCGCCAGCATCCTGGCCGGGCGCAGCAGCGCGAAGTATCCCGATGCCTTGGTGTTGCCGCTGCGCGACCTGGTCGGCAGCTCGCGTATCGAGTTCTGGAACGTCGCAACGCCGCCGCAGATCGAGCGCCACCAGCACTTCACTTTGCGGCAAAGCGGCGATTGGCTGTTTGGCAGCATCGAGATCGACGAGCAGGGCGATCTCGCCACCGCCACCGAGCACGCCTACGAGCTGTTGCTGGCGCACAGCCACCGGCTCGGCTTCGCGCATCTCTTGCGCACCTGGAACTACTTCGGCGCGATCAACGCCGGCGACGGCGACGACGAGCGCTACCGCGCCTTCGTCGGTGGCCGTGCGCGCGTGATCGCGCAGCCGCCGGCGGAAGGTTTCGCCGCCGCCACCGCCATCGGTATTCCGGCGCCACCCGACCAGTTGCACGTGCACTGGCTGGCGGCGAAGCGGCCGGGCATCGCGATCGAGAATCCGCGCCAGGTGCCGGCCTTCGAGTACCCGCGCGACTACGGCCCGATCGCCCCCGGTTTCTCGCGCGCCATGCTCGTGACCGGGGAGTCGCCGTTGCTGCTGGTCTCGGGTACCGCGAGCATCGTCGGCCATGCCACGCAGCACGATGGCACCGTGGCGCAGCTCGACGAGATCCTGCTCAACCTGGAGGCGCTTGCCACCGCCGCCGGCGCGCGGGCGCACGCCCGCGCCGACCTCGGCCGTGACGCGCTGCTGCGCGTCTACCTGCGCAACCCGACCGAAGCGGCACTGGTGCGCGGGCACCTGTTGCGACAACTCGGCGACGAAGCCTGCTTCCTGCTTCTGCACGGCGACATTTGTCGCGCCGACCTGCGCATCGAGATCGAAGCCGCGCTGGGGCTGCGGCGAGGATGA
- a CDS encoding GAF domain-containing protein gives MIQLPPSESDDPAETAVARLIARLRKARTPREAAWAVSTEAITAIGLEDCVVYLLDNSGTLLTQMAAYGPKLRAPQVIANPLTLRLGQGVVGHCAAARIPIRIDDTRSDPRYLVDDAARLSELALPLIHDGELLGVLDSEHSRAGFYQGHHERVMLQMAALLSAHLALLRLSVPQG, from the coding sequence ATGATCCAGCTGCCGCCCAGCGAATCCGACGACCCGGCCGAGACCGCAGTGGCGCGCCTGATCGCCCGGTTGCGCAAGGCGCGCACGCCGCGCGAAGCGGCGTGGGCAGTCAGCACCGAGGCGATCACCGCGATTGGCCTCGAGGACTGCGTAGTTTACCTGCTCGACAACAGTGGCACCCTGCTGACCCAGATGGCCGCCTATGGCCCCAAGCTCAGGGCCCCGCAGGTGATCGCGAACCCGCTCACCTTGCGCCTCGGCCAGGGCGTAGTCGGACACTGCGCCGCTGCGCGCATTCCGATCCGCATCGACGATACCCGCAGTGACCCGCGCTACCTGGTCGACGACGCTGCGCGACTTTCGGAACTGGCGCTGCCGCTGATCCATGATGGCGAACTGCTCGGCGTGCTCGATTCCGAGCACTCGCGCGCTGGCTTTTACCAAGGCCACCACGAGCGCGTGATGTTGCAGATGGCTGCGCTGCTCTCGGCGCACCTGGCCCTGTTGCGCCTTTCGGTGCCACAAGGCTGA
- the acs gene encoding acetate--CoA ligase: MSDPRLFPPPHGFADGNSTDVDRAAADRVAAYDRARFWAREATQIEWLRFPTEIEDVSFDLADFHVRWYADGELNVAVNCLDRHLATRGDKTAIVFEPDDPNAAPRRISYRELHDEVGRAANALRALGVGKGDRVTIYLPMIPEAAVAMLACARIGAVHSVVFGGFSAESLAGRIGDCQSKLVITADAGVRGGKQVALKANVDVAVAKRECSCVETVLVVRHTGSAVSMHSPRDRWWHEMVAGQDAVAAAECMNAEDPLFILYTSGSTGKPKGVLHTSGGYLVYAASTHRRVFDLRENDVFFCTADVGWVTGHSYVVYGPLANGATTLMFEGVPNYPDPGRFWDVVDRHQVSIFYTAPTAIRALMREGEAHVTSRSRKSLRLLGSVGEPINPEAWLWYHRVVGDSRCPIVDTWWQTETGGILISALPAATTLKPGSATQPLPGVFPAIVDANGQEIDGEGSGNLVLRHSWPGMMRTVYGDHQRFIDTYFKTYPGNYFTGDGARRDADGDWWITGRVDDVINVSGHRIGTAEVESALVGHATVAEAAVVGYPHDLKGQGIYAYVTLKAGIEPSDELRKALVQQVRTAIGPTATPDIIQWAPGLPKTRSGKIMRRILRKIAANEHDQLGDISTLADPSVVASLVDGRLNR, translated from the coding sequence ATGAGCGACCCGCGCCTTTTCCCACCGCCGCACGGCTTTGCCGACGGCAACAGCACCGATGTCGACCGCGCCGCAGCCGACCGCGTCGCCGCGTACGACCGCGCCCGATTCTGGGCACGCGAGGCGACCCAGATCGAGTGGCTGCGTTTCCCGACCGAGATCGAGGACGTGAGCTTCGACCTCGCCGACTTCCACGTGCGCTGGTACGCCGACGGCGAGCTCAATGTCGCGGTCAACTGTCTGGATCGGCACCTGGCGACGCGCGGCGACAAGACCGCGATCGTGTTCGAGCCGGATGATCCCAATGCGGCGCCGCGACGCATCAGCTATCGCGAGCTGCATGACGAGGTCGGCCGCGCCGCGAATGCGCTGCGCGCACTCGGTGTCGGCAAGGGCGACCGCGTCACCATCTACCTGCCGATGATTCCCGAGGCGGCGGTGGCGATGCTCGCCTGCGCACGCATCGGCGCGGTGCACTCGGTGGTGTTCGGCGGCTTCTCGGCCGAGTCGCTGGCCGGTCGCATCGGCGACTGCCAGAGCAAACTGGTGATCACCGCCGATGCCGGCGTGCGCGGCGGCAAGCAGGTCGCGCTCAAGGCCAATGTCGATGTCGCCGTGGCCAAGCGCGAGTGCAGCTGCGTCGAGACCGTGCTGGTGGTGCGCCATACCGGCAGCGCGGTGAGCATGCACAGTCCGCGCGATCGTTGGTGGCACGAGATGGTCGCCGGACAGGACGCGGTGGCAGCGGCCGAATGCATGAACGCCGAAGACCCGCTGTTCATCCTGTACACATCGGGTTCCACCGGCAAGCCCAAGGGCGTGCTGCACACCAGCGGCGGTTACCTGGTTTATGCCGCGAGCACGCATCGGCGCGTGTTCGACCTGCGCGAGAACGACGTGTTCTTCTGCACCGCCGACGTCGGCTGGGTTACCGGGCACAGTTACGTCGTCTACGGCCCGCTCGCCAATGGCGCGACCACGCTGATGTTCGAGGGCGTGCCGAATTACCCCGACCCCGGCCGCTTCTGGGACGTGGTCGATCGCCATCAGGTGTCGATCTTCTACACCGCGCCGACTGCGATCCGCGCACTGATGCGCGAAGGCGAGGCGCATGTGACGTCGCGTTCGCGCAAGAGCCTGCGCCTGCTCGGCTCGGTCGGCGAACCGATCAACCCCGAAGCCTGGCTCTGGTATCACCGCGTCGTCGGCGATTCTCGCTGTCCGATCGTCGACACCTGGTGGCAGACCGAGACCGGCGGGATCCTGATCTCGGCGCTGCCCGCCGCGACCACACTCAAGCCCGGCTCGGCGACGCAGCCCCTGCCCGGCGTGTTCCCGGCCATCGTCGATGCCAACGGGCAGGAAATCGATGGCGAAGGTTCCGGCAACCTGGTGCTGCGGCATTCCTGGCCGGGCATGATGCGCACCGTCTACGGCGACCACCAGCGCTTCATCGACACCTACTTCAAGACCTACCCGGGCAACTACTTCACCGGCGATGGTGCACGCCGCGATGCCGATGGCGACTGGTGGATCACTGGCCGCGTCGATGACGTGATCAATGTCAGCGGCCATCGCATCGGCACCGCCGAAGTCGAGAGCGCCCTGGTCGGCCATGCCACGGTGGCCGAAGCCGCGGTGGTCGGTTATCCGCACGACCTCAAGGGCCAGGGCATCTACGCCTACGTCACGCTCAAGGCCGGCATCGAGCCGAGCGACGAGCTGCGCAAGGCGCTGGTGCAACAGGTGCGCACCGCCATCGGCCCGACCGCCACGCCCGACATCATCCAGTGGGCCCCGGGCCTGCCGAAAACGCGCAGCGGCAAGATCATGCGCCGCATCCTGCGCAAGATCGCCGCCAACGAACACGACCAGCTCGGCGACATCTCCACCCTCGCCGATCCCTCCGTGGTCGCGTCGCTGGTGGATGGACGGTTGAATCGGTGA
- a CDS encoding ATP-binding protein: MIAFPRTALAQELVTALQGKTWLGDAHNGLFLAAPRRTGKSTFLQGDLRPALEAAGVTVVYVDLWADARRDPGILIAEAIAHALEPRLGLVARAARKAGVDKLKLGGLEVDTSRIGKIDGLTLADALRLLHEHARQPVALIIDEAQHALTSEAGEAAMTALKSARDQLNQPGVVHLMLVMSGSDRDKLLRLVNTAGAPFYGSQIQRLPPLGPDFIAHVAELIEKQRPVLKPVDRVLLHQAFEVFGDRPQFFMAALGQVLSPLAALAGRFEPALLEAAQQQRAQDEAQMESDYLGLKSTEQAVLWRMLEQGQRYRPYDAEALRFYRDKTRHPVNAAQVQRALEALRQRTPALVWKSARGEYALEDAAMHRWFDERHREGRWPPAAPQGK, encoded by the coding sequence GTGATCGCCTTCCCCCGCACCGCGCTGGCACAGGAGCTGGTGACCGCCCTGCAAGGAAAGACATGGCTGGGTGATGCCCACAACGGCCTCTTTCTGGCAGCGCCGCGTCGTACGGGCAAGTCCACTTTTCTACAGGGGGACTTGCGTCCAGCCTTGGAGGCCGCAGGCGTGACGGTGGTGTATGTCGACCTGTGGGCCGACGCCCGCCGCGATCCGGGCATTCTGATTGCCGAAGCGATCGCCCATGCCTTGGAACCCCGGTTGGGCCTGGTGGCTCGCGCCGCCCGCAAGGCGGGGGTGGACAAGCTCAAACTGGGCGGGCTGGAAGTCGACACCAGCAGGATCGGCAAGATCGATGGCCTCACGCTGGCCGACGCCTTGCGCCTGCTGCATGAACACGCTCGCCAGCCGGTGGCGCTGATTATTGACGAAGCCCAGCACGCCCTCACCAGCGAGGCCGGCGAAGCCGCAATGACGGCCCTGAAATCGGCCCGCGACCAGCTCAACCAACCCGGCGTGGTCCATCTGATGCTGGTCATGTCGGGCTCGGACCGGGACAAGCTGCTGCGCCTGGTCAACACCGCGGGCGCACCGTTCTACGGCTCGCAGATCCAGCGCCTGCCGCCACTTGGGCCTGACTTCATCGCCCATGTGGCTGAGCTGATCGAGAAGCAACGACCGGTGCTCAAGCCGGTGGATCGAGTCCTGCTGCACCAAGCCTTCGAGGTGTTCGGCGACCGGCCGCAGTTCTTCATGGCCGCGCTGGGCCAGGTACTCAGTCCTCTGGCCGCCCTCGCGGGGCGTTTCGAACCCGCCCTGCTTGAAGCCGCGCAGCAGCAGCGAGCACAAGACGAAGCGCAGATGGAGTCCGACTACCTGGGCCTCAAGTCCACCGAGCAGGCCGTGCTGTGGCGCATGCTCGAACAAGGCCAGCGCTACCGCCCCTACGATGCCGAAGCCCTGCGCTTCTACCGCGACAAGACCCGGCACCCCGTGAATGCCGCCCAGGTACAACGGGCGCTGGAGGCGTTGCGCCAGCGCACGCCGGCCCTGGTCTGGAAATCTGCCCGCGGCGAATATGCTCTGGAAGATGCCGCCATGCACCGCTGGTTTGACGAACGCCACCGGGAAGGACGCTGGCCCCCGGCAGCGCCGCAGGGAAAGTGA
- a CDS encoding coniferyl aldehyde dehydrogenase codes for MPTSTPQELADTLVRLKAARLNQPPPGYTQRRDDLRRLRATFKSRLDAMNAALSADFGHRSRHESTIADGWTVLKTIDQLLANLRRWMRPRSRSPGWLMLPARAEVRPMPLGVVGVMAPWNYPVNLALVPLATAIAAGNSVYLKPSEHTPRTSAFLADLLAAVFPDTQVAVALGGPEVSAAFAALPFDHLLFTGSTAVGRKIMAAAAPNLTPVTLELGGKSPTIIGEDFPLELAAARIATGKLFNGGQTCIAPDYVFVPRARRDAFVDALRADIAKRFPQGADFADYTRVVNAGQYRRLRGLLDDSSARGLTLLPLLAVDAAKAEAERLLPPTVVLDPVDDARVMQEEIFGPILPVLGYDRIDDVIAYINAHDRPLALYLFDYDRGNVERVLTRCIAGGVTVNDALLQFAASDLPFGGVGPSGMGHYHAQEGFLNFSKLLPIVYQSRFTGFDFLLRPPYKGVADALVKFLSR; via the coding sequence GTGCCCACGTCCACGCCACAGGAACTGGCCGACACCCTGGTCAGGCTCAAGGCCGCGCGCCTGAACCAGCCACCGCCCGGCTACACGCAGCGCCGCGATGACCTCAGGCGCCTGCGCGCCACGTTCAAGTCGCGCCTCGACGCGATGAACGCCGCGCTCAGCGCCGACTTCGGTCACCGCTCGCGCCACGAATCGACGATCGCCGACGGCTGGACGGTGCTGAAGACGATCGACCAGCTGCTCGCCAACCTGCGCCGCTGGATGCGTCCGCGCTCGCGTTCGCCGGGCTGGCTGATGCTGCCGGCGCGCGCCGAGGTGCGGCCGATGCCGCTCGGCGTGGTCGGGGTGATGGCGCCCTGGAACTATCCGGTGAACCTGGCGCTGGTGCCGCTCGCGACCGCGATCGCGGCCGGCAATTCGGTGTACCTGAAGCCGAGCGAGCACACGCCACGCACCAGCGCCTTCCTCGCCGACCTGCTCGCCGCAGTGTTTCCGGACACGCAGGTCGCGGTCGCGCTCGGCGGGCCCGAGGTATCGGCTGCATTCGCCGCCCTGCCTTTCGACCATTTGCTGTTCACCGGTTCGACGGCGGTCGGTCGCAAGATCATGGCCGCTGCGGCGCCGAACCTGACCCCGGTCACGCTCGAACTCGGCGGCAAATCGCCGACCATCATTGGCGAGGATTTCCCGCTCGAACTGGCGGCCGCGCGTATCGCCACCGGCAAGCTGTTCAACGGCGGACAGACCTGCATCGCGCCCGACTATGTGTTCGTGCCACGCGCCAGGCGCGACGCCTTCGTCGATGCGCTGCGTGCCGACATCGCGAAGCGTTTTCCGCAAGGCGCCGACTTCGCCGACTACACCCGCGTCGTCAACGCCGGCCAGTACCGCCGGCTGCGCGGCCTGCTCGACGATTCCAGCGCGCGCGGCTTGACGCTGCTGCCGCTGCTCGCGGTCGATGCCGCCAAGGCCGAAGCCGAACGCCTGCTGCCACCGACCGTGGTGCTCGATCCGGTTGACGATGCGCGGGTGATGCAGGAAGAAATCTTCGGTCCGATCCTGCCGGTGCTCGGCTATGACCGCATCGATGACGTCATCGCCTACATCAACGCCCACGATCGCCCGCTGGCGCTGTACCTGTTCGACTACGACCGCGGCAACGTCGAGCGCGTGCTCACCCGCTGCATCGCCGGCGGTGTCACGGTGAATGACGCGCTGCTGCAATTCGCCGCCAGCGACCTGCCCTTCGGCGGCGTTGGCCCAAGCGGCATGGGCCACTACCACGCGCAGGAAGGTTTCCTGAACTTCAGCAAGCTGCTCCCGATTGTCTACCAGTCGCGCTTCACCGGCTTCGATTTCCTCCTGCGCCCGCCTTACAAAGGCGTCGCGGATGCGCTGGTGAAGTTCCTTTCGCGGTGA
- a CDS encoding type II toxin-antitoxin system prevent-host-death family antitoxin, which produces MTQFSIRQAKRHFPQLIQQALAGADVIIAKAGQPAVRVVPIAAKSNQGLPDQCAAGTPSPGDDAPTQTE; this is translated from the coding sequence GTGACCCAGTTCTCCATCCGACAGGCGAAGCGCCACTTCCCGCAGCTCATCCAGCAAGCTTTGGCGGGAGCGGACGTCATCATTGCCAAGGCGGGCCAACCGGCTGTGCGCGTCGTGCCGATCGCCGCCAAGAGCAACCAGGGACTTCCGGACCAGTGCGCCGCGGGCACACCATCTCCAGGTGACGACGCACCCACGCAAACCGAGTGA
- a CDS encoding PIN domain-containing protein — MRWYIDASIALHALLPGGDLRARRWLDAVAQSGDEVFSSVLLHLELTRVLRREGLDVSMARPLLDRVNLVSIDDGVLRFAAAIEAHVKSLDAIHLATCALLSANISVVTHDVQMSAAAASLGLDSMDPLA; from the coding sequence ATGCGCTGGTACATCGACGCATCGATCGCCCTGCACGCGTTGCTGCCTGGCGGTGACTTGCGGGCTCGCCGTTGGCTCGACGCAGTAGCCCAATCCGGCGACGAAGTGTTTTCGTCCGTGCTGCTGCATCTGGAGTTGACGCGCGTGCTGCGACGTGAAGGCCTGGATGTTTCGATGGCCCGCCCGCTGCTTGATCGCGTGAATCTGGTGAGCATCGATGACGGCGTGCTCCGTTTCGCCGCCGCAATCGAGGCACACGTCAAGTCACTCGACGCCATCCACCTCGCGACCTGCGCGCTGCTCAGCGCCAACATCAGCGTGGTCACCCACGATGTCCAGATGTCCGCCGCAGCAGCAAGCCTCGGCCTCGATAGCATGGACCCGCTCGCCTGA
- a CDS encoding class 1 fructose-bisphosphatase: protein MTRIHQPISLTRYLIEEQREKGVIKPDLRLLIEVVARACKTIATQINKGALGGVLGSVGSVNVQGEVQKKLDVLSNEILLEANEWGGHLAAIASEEMDDPHPIPHRYPKGEYLLVFDPLDGSSNIDVNVSIGTIFSVLKAPDGVSEPGAEDFLQPGTKQVAAGYTVYGPSTVLVLTVGDGTHMFTLDREQGSFVLTEMNVRIPEDTAEFAINMSNQRHWEAPVQRYIGELVAGKTGPRGKDFNMRWVASMVADVHRILTRGGVFMYPIDAKCRDKGGRLRLMYEANPMALIVEQAGGAATDGRARILERQPRGLHERVPVFLGSKNEVARVTAYHNDDA from the coding sequence ATGACCCGCATCCACCAGCCAATCTCGCTGACCCGCTATCTGATCGAGGAGCAGCGCGAGAAGGGCGTGATCAAGCCTGACCTGCGCCTGCTGATCGAAGTGGTCGCACGCGCCTGCAAGACCATCGCCACCCAGATCAACAAGGGTGCGCTCGGCGGCGTACTCGGCAGCGTCGGCTCGGTCAATGTGCAGGGCGAGGTGCAGAAGAAGCTCGACGTACTGAGCAACGAGATCCTGCTCGAAGCCAATGAATGGGGCGGGCATCTGGCCGCGATCGCATCCGAGGAAATGGACGACCCGCACCCGATCCCGCACCGCTATCCGAAGGGCGAGTACCTGCTGGTGTTCGATCCGCTCGACGGTTCCTCGAACATCGATGTGAACGTCTCGATCGGCACCATCTTCTCGGTGCTCAAGGCCCCCGATGGTGTGAGCGAACCCGGCGCCGAGGATTTTCTGCAACCGGGCACGAAACAGGTCGCTGCCGGTTACACCGTCTATGGCCCGAGCACGGTGCTGGTGCTGACCGTTGGCGATGGCACGCACATGTTCACGCTGGATCGCGAGCAGGGCAGCTTCGTGCTCACCGAGATGAACGTGCGCATCCCTGAGGACACAGCAGAGTTCGCGATCAACATGAGCAATCAGCGCCACTGGGAGGCACCGGTGCAGCGCTACATCGGCGAACTCGTCGCCGGCAAGACCGGCCCTCGCGGCAAGGACTTCAACATGCGCTGGGTGGCCTCGATGGTCGCCGACGTGCACCGCATCCTGACCCGCGGCGGCGTGTTCATGTACCCGATCGACGCCAAGTGCCGCGACAAGGGCGGCCGCCTGCGCCTGATGTACGAAGCCAACCCGATGGCGCTGATCGTCGAACAGGCCGGGGGCGCCGCCACCGACGGCCGTGCCCGCATCTTGGAGCGGCAACCGCGTGGCTTGCACGAGCGCGTGCCGGTGTTCCTCGGGTCGAAGAACGAAGTGGCGCGCGTCACCGCTTACCACAACGACGACGCCTGA
- a CDS encoding ATP-binding protein, with product MKDVSDQQVADHLKRLNPWWSGAGMDGETLALRPRAYLGPVRRLLRESSLRRAIVLLGPRRVGKTILIRHLIADLLATGVAEQRISYVEMDHPLLHGQSLESLVRQIEDAAPGGEGLRYLFFDEIQSHKDWEKYLKSMVDHRPDLRILVSGSAAAALKRQSMESGAGRFTDFLLPPLTFSEYLQLRPEPPAIRIEEPSLYVLDDIQRLNAQFVEYVNFGGYPELALSPMVRADPERFVKSDIVDKVLLRDLPQMYGIKDIQELNSLFTLLAFNTAEEVSFEQLSQRSGMGKQTIQKYIEYLEAAFLIKRVFRVDQDGKRYQRERNFKVYLTNSAMYTGLFGAKRSEDPEFGHLVETALFAQRFHEDARLNYARWGTDDSEVDLVESSSALKPLAALEIKWSDKYADKPEALRGLLKFLRGNSLPMAWATTRSRFSETTIDGRQIRQWPAAVLAFHYGVRAVEGRMADYEARIKGVTA from the coding sequence ATGAAAGATGTTTCAGATCAGCAGGTTGCCGATCATCTTAAGCGACTGAATCCATGGTGGAGCGGCGCCGGGATGGACGGCGAGACGTTGGCGTTGCGTCCCCGCGCCTATCTGGGTCCCGTTCGACGGTTGCTGCGGGAATCGAGCTTGCGTCGAGCGATCGTCCTGCTGGGTCCGCGCCGAGTCGGCAAGACGATACTGATCCGCCACCTCATTGCCGACCTGTTGGCGACCGGCGTCGCGGAACAGCGGATCTCGTATGTGGAAATGGATCATCCGCTGTTGCACGGACAATCGCTCGAGAGCTTGGTGCGGCAGATCGAGGATGCCGCACCCGGCGGCGAGGGTTTGCGCTACCTGTTTTTCGACGAAATTCAGTCGCACAAGGACTGGGAGAAGTATCTCAAGTCGATGGTCGATCACCGCCCCGACTTGCGCATTCTGGTATCCGGCTCCGCTGCTGCGGCGCTGAAGCGCCAGAGTATGGAATCCGGCGCGGGCAGGTTCACCGACTTCCTGCTCCCACCGCTGACTTTCTCCGAGTACCTGCAATTGCGCCCGGAGCCTCCCGCGATCCGGATCGAGGAGCCCAGCCTCTATGTGCTCGATGACATCCAGCGACTGAACGCGCAGTTCGTCGAGTACGTGAATTTCGGAGGCTACCCTGAATTGGCTTTGTCGCCGATGGTGCGCGCCGACCCGGAGCGCTTCGTCAAGTCCGACATCGTCGACAAGGTGTTGCTGCGCGATCTGCCGCAGATGTACGGGATCAAGGATATCCAGGAGCTCAATTCGTTGTTCACCTTGCTGGCATTCAACACGGCGGAAGAGGTCTCCTTCGAGCAGTTGTCGCAGCGCAGCGGGATGGGCAAGCAGACGATCCAGAAGTACATCGAATATCTTGAGGCCGCTTTTCTCATCAAGCGCGTCTTCCGCGTCGACCAGGACGGCAAGCGCTACCAGCGCGAACGCAACTTCAAGGTCTATCTGACCAACTCGGCCATGTACACGGGGCTGTTCGGCGCGAAGCGTTCCGAAGACCCGGAGTTCGGACATCTGGTGGAGACGGCTTTGTTTGCGCAGCGCTTCCACGAAGACGCGCGACTGAACTATGCGCGCTGGGGAACCGACGACAGCGAAGTCGATCTCGTCGAATCGTCGAGTGCGCTCAAGCCGTTAGCAGCATTGGAGATCAAGTGGAGCGACAAGTACGCGGACAAGCCAGAGGCGTTGCGAGGCTTGTTGAAGTTCCTGCGCGGCAACAGTCTGCCCATGGCCTGGGCGACAACGCGCAGTCGCTTCTCTGAAACGACCATAGACGGCCGCCAGATCCGCCAGTGGCCGGCTGCAGTCCTTGCTTTCCACTATGGCGTGCGCGCGGTCGAAGGTCGGATGGCGGACTACGAAGCGCGGATCAAGGGCGTCACCGCGTAG